Genomic window (Lycium barbarum isolate Lr01 chromosome 2, ASM1917538v2, whole genome shotgun sequence):
TCTTACGGCATATCATGAGGAGATTTATCATCACTATGATAATTGGAATGGAAACCAGACCTACGAGTGAAGTCCTTGTTATCCATGATAATCAAATCAAAAAGTTATTATGTAAATAAATTTTCTTACAGAAAAAAGATCAAAATAAGAAACGTGAATTTAATTTTCAATACACGAGGAAAATTAAGTGTTACAAAGACAAGCATAGAATAAGGTTTTTGAAATTTCTCCATATTCTATTTTAGCAAACTGTTGAAAGGAAAAATTAGGAAACTCTCCCTCTTCATAATGCTAGTTGAACTGGTATTCTCTTCCTAAACCCACTTGAACTAGTAACAAACTACGGTTCTACTTCCCATTTAGATTATCTCCTTATATGTATTTCCTATTCCGAATCAATTTAGTAATAATAGTTACTCTTTATATATAGCAACATCCCACAATTGAATCAACCAACACATCTTCTCATTACTTCTTGTTTTCCTAGCTTGATCAATTTTTAACACTTAAGTATGTCCTTGTTCATTATTGATTCCAACGAGTCCCACCCCTCAAACATCACCACAATCATCGGAGTCACTTACGACGATGGTGTCATTCTTGGTTCCACTAACACAATCACACAGTTAACTGCTAATGTCATGTTGTGTAATTATGCATTAGAAACAAAAATCGTTTTTGAAGATGCTCGCAATTTTATTCTTGATCAAGAAAGTACTATGGTCGCAGCTGAGACTATAGGTACGATGTTGTCCGCATATAATTACAACaataaaaacatgctacaaacCGGGCTTATTATTGGTGGAGGAAGTAAACTATATGAGATATGTTATGGTGGAATGGTTATGGAGAAGTCTAATTTTGCTGTTCGTGGATATGAGGTTACTTATTTGCGCGATTTCTTGGAGAACGAATGGAAGAAAGGGATGAACGAAAAAGAAGCTGAAAAATTGTTGTTGAAGGCATTGTCAATGAATTTTTCATTAAGTGGTGTTAGCACTTGTGGTGTTCAAACTACGAGTGTAAACTCGAAGGGG
Coding sequences:
- the LOC132624323 gene encoding proteasome subunit beta type-6-like, whose protein sequence is MSLFIIDSNESHPSNITTIIGVTYDDGVILGSTNTITQLTANVMLCNYALETKIVFEDARNFILDQESTMVAAETIGTMLSAYNYNNKNMLQTGLIIGGGSKLYEICYGGMVMEKSNFAVRGYEVTYLRDFLENEWKKGMNEKEAEKLLLKALSMNFSLSGVSTCGVQTTSVNSKGVTRAFHPYDTLLLIRQDEMELEHVK